In Acomys russatus chromosome 26, mAcoRus1.1, whole genome shotgun sequence, a genomic segment contains:
- the Rfx1 gene encoding MHC class II regulatory factor RFX1 isoform X2, which produces MRASETVSEASPSSTASQTGVPTQVVQQVQGTQQRLLVQASVQAKPGHVSPLQLTNIQVPQQALPTQHLVVQSTAPGTKGGQVSLTVHSAPERSPVQATSATSKTAGAPASTVQQLQVHSVQQSVPVTQERSVVQATPQTKAGPVQQLTVQGLQPVHVAQEVQQLQQVPVSHVYSSQVQYVEGGDASYTASAIRSSTYPYPETPIYTQPAGTSYYEASGTAAQVSTPATSQTVASSGSVPMYVSGSPIVASSSSSEAGASNSSVGAGGNGGGGSSGGGSGNGSSSGAGTYVIQGGYMLGNTSQSYSHTTRASPATVQWLLDNYETAEGVSLPRSTLYCHYLLHCQEQKLEPVNAASFGKLIRSVFMGLRTRRLGTRGNSKYHYYGLRIKASSPLLRLMEDQQHMAMRGQPFSQKQRLKPIQKMEGVANGVAVGQQSTGLSDISAQVQQYQQFLDASRSLPDFAELDLQGKVLPEGIGPGDVKAFQVLYREHCEAIVDVMVNLQFTLVETLWKTFWRYNLSQPNEAPPLAVHDEAEKRLPRASLVLLSKFQPVLQWTKHCDNVLYQGLVDILIPDVLRPIPSALTQAIRNFAKSLESWLTHAMVNIPEEMLRVKVAAAGAFAQTLRRYTSLNHLAQAARAVLQNTAQINQMLSDLNRVDFANVQEQASWVCRCEDRVVQRLEQDFKVTLQQQNSLEQWAVWLDGVVSQVLKPYQGSSGFPKAAKLFLLKWSFYSSMVIRDLTLRSAASFGSFHLIRLLYDEYMYYLIEHRVAQAKGETPIAVMGEFANLTTSLNPLDPDKDEEEEEEEESEDELPQDISLTAGSESPALGPETLEPPAKLARTDTRGLFVQALPSS; this is translated from the exons ATGCGGGCTAGTGAGACTGTGTCAGAGGCCAGCCCCAGTTCCACAGCAAGCCAGACCGGCGTCCCTACGCAGGTTGTGCAGCAGGTGCAGGGCACGCAGCAG cGGCTGCTGGTCCAGGCAAGCGTGCAGGCCAAGCCAGGCCATGTGTCCCCCCTGCAGCTTACCAACATCCAGGTGCCACAGCAG GCTCTCCCCACACAGCACCTGGTGGTGCAGAGCACAGCGCCGGGCACTAAGGGTGGCCAGGTCTCCCTCACGGTGCACTCTGCCCCCGAG AGGTCACCAGTGCAGGCCACCAGCGCCACCAGCAAGACAGCTGGGGCTCCTGCAAGCACTGTGCAGCAACTACAGGTCCACAGCGTCCAGCAGAGTGTCCCTGTCACCCAAGAG aGGTCAGTAGTCCAGGCCACTCCACAGACCAAAGCTGGTCCGGTGCAGCAGCTGACCGTGCAGGGACTACAGCCAGTTCACGTTGCTCAAGAG GTCCAGCAGCTCCAGCAGGTGCCTGTCTCACATGTGTACTCCAGCCAGGTGCAGTATGTGGAGGGTGGCGACGCCAGCTACACGGCCAGCGCCAT CCGCTCTAGCACCTACCCCTACCCAGAGACGCCAATCTACACACAGCCAGCAGGCACCAGCTACTATGAGGCTTCAGGCACAGCTGCCCAGGTCAGCACGCCAGCGACGTCCCAGACTGTGGCCAGCAGCGGCTCAGTGCCCATGTATGTGTCCGGCAGCCCAATTGTCGCCAGCTCCTCCAGCAGCGAGGCTGGGGCCAGCAACAGCAGTGTGGGTGCAGGGGGCAACGGGGGAGGTGGCAGCAGTGGCGGCGGCAGTGGCAACGGCAGCAGCAGTGGAGCAGGCACCTACGTGATCCAAGGTGGCTACATGCTAGGCAACACCAGCCAATCTTACTCGCACACCACCCGTGCCTCACCAGCCACA GTCCAGTGGCTCCTGGATAATTATGAGACCGCCGAGGGCGTGAGCCTGCCACGGAGCACCCTCTATTGCCACTACTTGCTGCACTGCCAGGAGCAGAAGCTGGAGCCGGTTAATGCCGCCTCTTTCGGCAAGCTCATCCGCTCGGTATTCATGGGTCTGCGCACGCGTCGCCTGGGCACCAG GGGCAACTCTAAGTACCACTATTATGGCCTGCGGATCAAAGCCAGCTCACCCCTGCTTCGCCTGATGGAGGACCAGCAGCACATGGCCATGCGAGGCCAGCCCTTCTCCCAGAAACAGAG GCTCAAGCCCATCCAGAAGATGGAGGGCGTGGCCAACGGTGTTGCCGTGGGGCAGCAGAGCACAGGGCTGTCAGACATCAGCGCCCAGGTGCAGCAGTACCAGCAGTTCCTGG ACGCCTCCAGGAGCCTCCCAGATTTTGCTGAGCTGGACCTCCAGGGCAAGGTGTTGCCTGAGGGCATCGGCCCTGGGGATGTCAAGGCCTTCCAGGTCCTATACCGGGAGCACTGTGAG GCCATCGTGGATGTCATGGTAAACCTCCAGTTCACACTGGTGGAAACCCTGTGGAAGACCTTCTGGAGATACAACCTTAGCCAGCCTAATGAGGCACCACCGCTGGCCGT GCACGACGAGGCAGAGAAGCGGCTGCCCAGGGCCAGTCTGGTGCTCCTGTCCAAGTTCCAGCCCGTGCTGCAGTGGACCAAGCACTGTGACAACGTGCTGTACCAGGGCCTGGTGGACATCCTCATCCCTGATGTGCTGCGGCCCATCCCCA GTGCCTTGACCCAAGCAATCCGGAACTTTGCCAAgagcctggagagctggctcaccCATGCCATGGTGAACATCCCTGAGGAGATGCTACGGGTGAAG GTGGCAGCAGCGGGCGCCTTCGCACAGACACTGCGACGGTACACCTCGCTCAACCACTTGGCACAGGCTGCGCGGGCAGTGCTGCAGAACACTGCGCAGATCAACCAGATGCTGAGTGATCTCAATCGCGTGGACTTCGCAAATGTGCAG GAGCAGGCCTCGTGGGTGTGCCGCTGCGAGGACCGTGTGGTGCAGCGTTTGGAGCAGGACTTCAAGGTGACGCTGCAGCAGCAGAACTCGCTGGAGCAATGGGCAGTCTGGCTGGATGGTGTCGTGAGCCAGGTGCTCAAGCCCTACCAGGGCAGTTCTGGCTTCCCCAAGGCGGCCAAGCTCTTCCTCCTCAAGTGGTCCTTCTACAG CTCCATGGTGATCCGGGACCTGACCCTGCGCAGTGCTGCTAGCTTCGGCTCCTTCCACCTCATCCGGCTGCTCTACGACGAGTACATGTACTACCTGATCGAGCACCGCGTGGCCCAGGCCAAGGGCGAGACCCCGATCGCCGTCATGGGAGAG TTTGCCAACCTGACCACTTCGCTGAACCCCCTGGACCCTGACAAAG acgaggaagaggaggaggaggaggagagtgaggaCGAGTTGCCCCAAGATATCTCACTGACGGCTGGCAGTGAATCCCCTGCGCTGGGCCCTGAAACTCTGGAGCCACCTGCAAAGCTGGCACGGACTGACACGCGTGGCCTCTTTGTGCAGGCCCTGCCCTCCAGCTAA
- the Dcaf15 gene encoding DDB1- and CUL4-associated factor 15 isoform X1, translating into MAPSSKSERNSGNGSGGGGPGGAGGKRTVGRRREHVLKQLERVKISGQLSPRLFRKLPPRVCVSLKSIVDEDFLYAGHIFLGFSKCGRYVLSYTSSSGDDDFSFYMYHLYWWEFNVHSKLKLVRQVRLFQDEEIYSDLYLTVCEWPSDASKVIVFGFNTRSANGMLMNMMMSDENHRDIYISTVAVPPRGRCAACQDASRAHPGDPSAQCLRHGFMLHTKYQVVYPFPTFQPAFQLKKDQVVLLNTSYSLVACAVSVHSAEDSSFCQILYDHTALPPAPPSSPGPWSPEAVPAFSSLGLEVVSARPSGAPEPSPAIAKAKEFVADIFRRAKEAKGSTLEETRLPSGLGPSSSRCRPSSEPPAPSGEVVPRDSPPAAEASAPEPGYINYTKLHYVLRSGEGTEPEDEFEDDKISLPFVVTDLRGRNLRPMRERTDMQGQYLTVEQLTLDFEYVINEVIRHDATWGHQFCSFSDYDIVILEVCPETNQVLINIGLLLLAFPAPTEEGQLRPKTYHTSLKVAWDLNTGIFETVSVGDLTEVKGQTSGSVWSSYRKSCVDMVMKWLVPESSGRYVNRMTNEALHKGCSLKVLADSERYTWIVL; encoded by the exons ATGGCGCCCAGCTCGAAATCGGAGCGGAACAGCGGGAACgggagcggcggcggcgggccTGGGGGAGCCGGGGGGAAGCGGACGGTGGGGAGGCGGCGGGAACACGTCCTCAAGCAGCTGGAGCGGGTCAAG ATCAGCGGGCAGCTCTCACCTCGTCTTTTTCGGAAGCTGCCCCCCAGGGTGTGCGTGTCCCTCAAGAGCATCGTAGACGAGGATTTTCTGTATGCAGg CCATATCTTTCTGGGATTTTCCAAGTGTGGCCGCTATGTCCTCTCCTATACCAGCAGCAGCGGGGACGACGACTTCTCCTTCTACATGTATCACCTCTACTGGTGGGAGTTCAACGTCCACAGCAAGCTCAAGCTG GTCCGGCAGGTGCGCCTCTTCCAGGATGAGGAGATCTACAGTGACCTGTACCTGACTGTGTGTGAGTGGCCTAGCGACGCGTCCAAGGTCATCGTGTTTGGTTTCAA CACCCGCTCAGCCAACGGCATGCTAATGAACATGATGATGAGTGACGAGAACCATCGTGACATCTACATCAGCACTGTGGCCGTGCCACCTCGGGGCCGCTGTGCTGCCTGCCAGGATGCCAGTCGTGCCCACCCAG GGGACCCAAGCGCACAGTGCCTGCGGCACGGCTTCATGTTGCACACCAAATATCAGGTGGTGTACCCCTTCCCCACCTTCCAGCCCGCCTTCCAGCTCAAGAAAGACCAGGTGGTGCTGCTCAACACCAGCTATTCCCTGGTGGCCTGCGCTGTCTCCGTCCACTCGGCAG AGGACAGCAGTTTCTGCCAAATCCTATACGACCACACAGCTTTGCCCCCGGCCCCGCCCAGCTCACCAGGACCTTGGAGCCCTGAAGCAGTCCCTGCCTTCTCCAGCCTCGGCCTTGAGGTGGTCTCAGCCAGGCCCTCTGGTGCCCCGGAGCCCTCCCCAGCCATTGCCAAGGCCAAGGAGTTTGTGGCTGACATCTTCCGCAGGGCCAAAGAGGCCAAGGGAAGTACCTTGGAGGAAACTCGGCTGCCCTCTGGTCTGGGGCCCTCAAGCAGCCGCTGCCGCCCATCCTCAGAGCCACCAGCCCCGAGTGGGGAAGTGGTGCCCAGGGACAGCCCTCCTGCTGCAGAGGCTTCTGCCCCGGAGCCTGGCTACATCAACTACACCAAGTTGCACTATGTGTTGCGGTCTGGGGAAGGGACAGAGCCTGAGGATG aattTGAAGATGACAAGATCTCCCTGCCTTTTGTGGTGACTGACCTCCGTGGTCGCAACTTACGGCCCATGCGAGAGCGGACAGACATGCAG GGTCAGTACCTGACAGTGGAGCAGCTCACACTGGACTTCGAGTATGTCATCAATGAGGTCATCCGCCACGATGCCACCTGGGGTCACCAGTTCTGCTCTTTCAGTGACTATGACATAGTCATCCTGGAG GTCTGCCCAGAAACCAACCAGGTCCTGATCAACATTGGTCTGCTGCTCCTGGCCTTCCCAGCCCCCACTGAGGAGGGCCAGCTCCG ACCAAAGACATATCACACCAGTCTCAAGGTGGCCTGGGACCTCAACACAGGCATCTTTGAGACAGTCAGCGTGGGGGACTTaacagaggtcaaaggacagacCAG TGGCAGTGTCTGGAGCTCCTACCGGAAGAGCTGTGTGGACATGGTCATGAAATGGCTGGTACCAGAAAGCAGTGGCCGCTATGTGAACAGAATGACCAACGAGGCACTGCACAAAG GGTGCTCATTGAAGGTTTTGGCAGACAGTGAGCGGTACACTTGGATTGTGCTGTGA
- the Dcaf15 gene encoding DDB1- and CUL4-associated factor 15 isoform X2 produces MYHLYWWEFNVHSKLKLVRQVRLFQDEEIYSDLYLTVCEWPSDASKVIVFGFNTRSANGMLMNMMMSDENHRDIYISTVAVPPRGRCAACQDASRAHPGDPSAQCLRHGFMLHTKYQVVYPFPTFQPAFQLKKDQVVLLNTSYSLVACAVSVHSAEDSSFCQILYDHTALPPAPPSSPGPWSPEAVPAFSSLGLEVVSARPSGAPEPSPAIAKAKEFVADIFRRAKEAKGSTLEETRLPSGLGPSSSRCRPSSEPPAPSGEVVPRDSPPAAEASAPEPGYINYTKLHYVLRSGEGTEPEDEFEDDKISLPFVVTDLRGRNLRPMRERTDMQGQYLTVEQLTLDFEYVINEVIRHDATWGHQFCSFSDYDIVILEVCPETNQVLINIGLLLLAFPAPTEEGQLRPKTYHTSLKVAWDLNTGIFETVSVGDLTEVKGQTSGSVWSSYRKSCVDMVMKWLVPESSGRYVNRMTNEALHKGCSLKVLADSERYTWIVL; encoded by the exons ATGTATCACCTCTACTGGTGGGAGTTCAACGTCCACAGCAAGCTCAAGCTG GTCCGGCAGGTGCGCCTCTTCCAGGATGAGGAGATCTACAGTGACCTGTACCTGACTGTGTGTGAGTGGCCTAGCGACGCGTCCAAGGTCATCGTGTTTGGTTTCAA CACCCGCTCAGCCAACGGCATGCTAATGAACATGATGATGAGTGACGAGAACCATCGTGACATCTACATCAGCACTGTGGCCGTGCCACCTCGGGGCCGCTGTGCTGCCTGCCAGGATGCCAGTCGTGCCCACCCAG GGGACCCAAGCGCACAGTGCCTGCGGCACGGCTTCATGTTGCACACCAAATATCAGGTGGTGTACCCCTTCCCCACCTTCCAGCCCGCCTTCCAGCTCAAGAAAGACCAGGTGGTGCTGCTCAACACCAGCTATTCCCTGGTGGCCTGCGCTGTCTCCGTCCACTCGGCAG AGGACAGCAGTTTCTGCCAAATCCTATACGACCACACAGCTTTGCCCCCGGCCCCGCCCAGCTCACCAGGACCTTGGAGCCCTGAAGCAGTCCCTGCCTTCTCCAGCCTCGGCCTTGAGGTGGTCTCAGCCAGGCCCTCTGGTGCCCCGGAGCCCTCCCCAGCCATTGCCAAGGCCAAGGAGTTTGTGGCTGACATCTTCCGCAGGGCCAAAGAGGCCAAGGGAAGTACCTTGGAGGAAACTCGGCTGCCCTCTGGTCTGGGGCCCTCAAGCAGCCGCTGCCGCCCATCCTCAGAGCCACCAGCCCCGAGTGGGGAAGTGGTGCCCAGGGACAGCCCTCCTGCTGCAGAGGCTTCTGCCCCGGAGCCTGGCTACATCAACTACACCAAGTTGCACTATGTGTTGCGGTCTGGGGAAGGGACAGAGCCTGAGGATG aattTGAAGATGACAAGATCTCCCTGCCTTTTGTGGTGACTGACCTCCGTGGTCGCAACTTACGGCCCATGCGAGAGCGGACAGACATGCAG GGTCAGTACCTGACAGTGGAGCAGCTCACACTGGACTTCGAGTATGTCATCAATGAGGTCATCCGCCACGATGCCACCTGGGGTCACCAGTTCTGCTCTTTCAGTGACTATGACATAGTCATCCTGGAG GTCTGCCCAGAAACCAACCAGGTCCTGATCAACATTGGTCTGCTGCTCCTGGCCTTCCCAGCCCCCACTGAGGAGGGCCAGCTCCG ACCAAAGACATATCACACCAGTCTCAAGGTGGCCTGGGACCTCAACACAGGCATCTTTGAGACAGTCAGCGTGGGGGACTTaacagaggtcaaaggacagacCAG TGGCAGTGTCTGGAGCTCCTACCGGAAGAGCTGTGTGGACATGGTCATGAAATGGCTGGTACCAGAAAGCAGTGGCCGCTATGTGAACAGAATGACCAACGAGGCACTGCACAAAG GGTGCTCATTGAAGGTTTTGGCAGACAGTGAGCGGTACACTTGGATTGTGCTGTGA